In Drosophila miranda strain MSH22 chromosome XR, D.miranda_PacBio2.1, whole genome shotgun sequence, the genomic window ACCGAAGATTGAAATTAGAGAACCAGcggcaaaaataaaaaaaaccaaaccaatACACGCAATTGAAcatcaagaaaaaaaacagaTCCAGCAGCATCTGGAAGATAAAGAAGACACCATAACACCATACACCGTAAATcgtacaccatacaccataaaCCGTACACCATACACCTACCAACAAGAAGACATCAAGAAGCAGCTATACTAACATTGTATAAGTACAAAGAACATGTGAGTAGAGTGTtcattcaaaaaaaaaaattcaaaccCCACCTAAAACACAATTTAGTCTTGCAAGTTGATTGATagtgaaataaataaaaacaggTGCAATTTTTTTTTAGGTTTTGAGTGATAAGGAAGTACAAGATTTGGTAAAAGAATTTCAGAAActaaaaggaacaaattatCAGGAAGGCGTAATAGAGAACACAAATTTAGAAATGAATATATCAAACGAGCAGCTCAGACTCATGTTAGAGGCCGCGGTTTCAAGCGCACTAGCCGTACAGGAACAGAGCTTCACTTCAAAACTACAGGGCATTTAGGAGAGCTTAAATAGTGTACAAATTAACGCTCCTCAAGTGGTGGCGTACAAGGATGCAGAGATAAGAACAGACGTTGTCTGTAATGAGACCCTTGATATTATGAAATCCCTGCCCGACTTTGAGGGAAAGAATGAAACCTATGTCTCATGGAGGAAAGCTGCGCATACCGCATACAAAGTTTATGAGAAATTTTACGGTAGCTCAAAACATTATCAAGCTTTAGGAATACTGAGAAACAAAGTTAAAAACTCAGCTGATATGGTACTCTCTTCTTTCGACCCTCCCCTTAATTTCAAAGCCATTATAGATCGACTAGACTTTACGTACGCAGAAAAACGACCAATATACTTCATTGAACAAGAGATGTCAACGCTCCGGCAGGGAAATTTGACATTATTACAGTACTATGACGAAGTAGAAAAGAAACTGACCCTCCTTATAAACAAAACAATTATGACTAACGAAACCACTGTAGCTTCTTCATTGAATGAGAAATACAAAGCGGACGCTCTACGAGTGTTCATCTCAGGAACCAAGAAGACTTTAAGTGATGTTCTATTCTCGGCAAGACCAAAAGATCTACCCTCTGCTTTGGCATTGGCTCAAGAAGTTGAGGCTAATCATGATCGATATATGTTCGCTTCAAACTACGCCCGTAGCATGGAAGAAAAAACTCAGAAAACTGAACAAAGACACCATGGGAGAGAGAATTTAGTACGGACCCAAGGCAAAGACAACTAGGGAAACTCCCACAATATAGGAAACAAGAATTTTTACCAAAATCAGAACAGGTCCAACCAATGGATGTGGACACATCCTCACGTTTTAGGCAGACTACCCAGTATCAACAAAATACCGTGCCTCAGAGACAAAACCAGTGGCAAATTCAGCAACAAAACAACCAATCGGACTACAACAACCAGAGACAAACAAACAAGCGACCGAACAATAGTAGCGCACGTTTTACGGGaccgaaacaacaaaaaattaacCACGTAGAAGCAGAAGATACCCCACTCGATCAGGAAGAACAGGATTACCAAACTAAAGCAAACGTCGAAGTTGATGGCATAGAAAACGACCTTTCAGATTATGACCAGATTAATTTTTTAGACATAACTCCTTGCTTCCGTTCATAGAAAGGACAGTAGCAGGGAGAACAGTCAAATTACTCATAGATACAGGAGCTTCCAAAAACTACATAAAACCATTAAAAGAACTAAAACATATAACCCCAGTAAATAAACCCTTCCGAGTGAAGTCAATCCATGGCTATAATGGCATAgacaaaaaatgtataatgCACCTTTTCAATATCAACTCAACATTTTTTTTACTACCAAACCTTACGACATTTGACGGTATAATTGGACTTGACCTACTAAAACAGAGTGACGTTCTACTGGACTTTAAGCAATTAATAACAAACTTCGGTTCCGAAACAATGCAATTTTTAAAATGTGCAAACATAAATTTCACAAATGTCGAGGAAATAAAGGCCCCTGAGACTATATCCCAAAAGTTTCAGCTGATGCTAGGAAACCGAACAGGAGTTTTCGCAGAACCAAATGAAGCACTCCCATATAATACAAATATCATTGGCACTATCCGAACAGAAAATGAAGATCCAATATATTCAAAATTGTACCCATATCCAATGGGCGTTTCAGAATTCGTAAATGCAGAAACTCAAGACTTGTTGAAAGGTGGTATAATACGACCGTCTCGGTCACCATACAACAACCCCGTTTGGGTTGTAGACAAAGAAGGTACCGATGAAcagggaaataaaaaaaaattttggTCATAGATTTCAGAAAactaaatttaaaaacaacagATGACAAATATCCCATTCCCAATATAGTTTCTATATTATCCAACTTGGGTACAGCTAAATACTTTACAACCCTAGATCTTAAATCTGAATTCCATCAGATTTTACTTGCAGAAAAAGATAGAGAAAAAGCTTTTTCCGTAGCAAATGGGAAGTATGAGCTCTGTAGACTCCCCTTTGGTTTGAAAAATGCTCCTAGTATTTTTCAGAGGGCCATTGACATTGTGCTCAGAGAGCAAATCGGGAAAACTTGCTATGTTTATGTCGATGATGTAATCATTTTTTCCGAGAACATGGAAAGCCATGTCAAGCATATCGCATGGGTCTTAGACAAACTGTACGATGCCAATATGAGAGTTTCGCGTGAAAAATCGCACTTTTTCAAGGAGAATGTAGATTACTTAGGATTTGTCGTCTCAAGTAATGGTATAAAAACATGCTCCAATAAAGTGCAAGCGATTCGTAACTACGAACAACCAACCACTTTGTTCAACGTCAGATCATTCCTTGGACTTGCAAGTTACTATAGATGTTTTATTAAAGACTTTGCATCCATAGCTAAACCCATAAGTGACATCCTTAAGGGCGAAAATGGCAAGGTAAGCGCCGGACAGTCAAAGAAAATACCATTCAAATTCGACGAAAGTCAGTGCGCTGCATTCAATAAACTAAAAGAGATTCTGGCATCCGAAAACGTAATGTTACTCTATTCTGACTATAAGAAAGCGTTTGACCTAACAACAGATGCTTCGTCCTTCGGTCTGGGAGCAGTGTTATCACAAAACGGGAAGCCAATTACCATGATATCAAGGACACTAAATGATAGTGGTTATGAATTAGTGGACTGTATAATCGTTTATATCTTGATTATTTAATATTGGTGGTTATAGTACAATTATATTACAAGAATAGCGGGGGGTTCGATTCTGCGGCGGAACAAACTATGTTTGCGGGCGGCTTCGTCTCGAAGTTTCTACTGCATCAACTCCGCGAAAAGAAGTCGagcaaaagggaattgaaagatCACGCGATAAGACTCGACGCGACGGTTTCAATGCAAAACAACGGAACGCAtcgctgtgtgcgtgtgcagcTGCGGGTCTGGCCATGCGTGTGAGAACATTACAGCTATGTTCTGGACCCGAGTAAACAACAACACAGCTATGCGCGTAAAAATAGTTACTTAGGCGGTGTACTACAATCATGAGCGTGTAAATAGGTCAATCGCAATATACATGTAAAAACTACGAGGCTCATTTCTCACCATACCGGCCCCCCTGAACGACTGTTCAGAACAAGGGAAGCACAGCAAGTTTGGTAACAGGCCTCTTGTACACTCCTCGGGCGGTTTTGACGGTGACCACTCGAACCCTCTCGTCTTGGCCAGGATGAACTTCGGTGATTCGCCCAAGCAGCCACTTGCTAGGCGGTTGATTTGGCTCCTTCAGTACCACAAGAGTGTCCACGGTTATGTCGTTGGACTCCTGCTGCCATTTCGTGCGAGGTTGCAAGGAAGTAAGGTATTCCAGATTCCAACGTTTCCAGAATGGACGGCTCCGGCACCGACATGTGAGGTTGACCTGTAAGAAAATGAGCGGGGGTAAGGGGATCCAAGCTGTGATCGCTGGGCGCGCACAGTGGGCGAGAGTTGAGTAACCCTTCAATCTGAGTTAAAATTGTTGAATATTCCTCGAAGGTTAACGCACTGCTACCAATTACTCGGCGAAGGTGGAGTTTGATAGATCGTACGCCTGTTTCCCAAAGACCTCCAAAGTGCGGGGCAGATGGCGGAATGAAGTGCCAGTTGATGTCCTGACTCGTCAGAAAATTAGCAATTTCCTCGTCTTGACTTTGAGATACAGCTATCCGTTGCATCTCCGTTAGTTCCTTTCTGGCTCCATGGAATGTTGTGCCATTGTCCGAGTACAAGTCGGATATAGGGCCACGTCGAGACCAAAAACGTTTGAAAGCGGCGATAAATGCAGGAGTCGTCAAATCACTGACGAGCTCGATATGAATTGCTTTGGTGGACAGACAAACAAAGATGGCAAACCAAGCTTTGCCAAACTTCGGTGTCCGACCTGCTGATGTCTTGATGGTAACTGGTCCAGCGTAATCCAATCCAGAATGTAGAAAGCAGCGGGTGGGCTGAACGCGAAAGGCGGGAAGATCAGCCATGAGTTGTGTACTCGTTCCTTTGCGCTGGAGGAAGCATATCTTGCAGTTGAATACAATTTTGCGGACTATGTTACGGGCTCCCAGGATCCAATACTTCTGTCTCAACGTGTGAAACATAAATTCGACTCCAGCGTGTAACGATGTGACGTGCTGGTGTCTAGCTATTAAAACAGCGACTGGTGATTCCTTTGGAAGAAGTATGGGATGTTTTGCGTCATAGGTTGTCATCGAGTTTCCAATGCGTCCTCCTACGCGCAGAATTCCTTGGTCGTCAACAAATGGAGTGTAGTGAATCAACTTGGACTTTTGAGAAAGGGCTTGTCCAGTGCTCAGCTGTCTGTACTCCACTTGGAAGAACTCCATCTGGACATGTTTGATTACCCTAGAGCGGGCATATTGAAGCTCCCATGACGATAAAAATGATGACAGGCGGTCCTTGCAACGAAGACGATGTACGAACCGAAAGCAATAGCTAAGTGTCCGCAAGAGATGTGACCAGGAGGAAGCTTTGTTGATCATACAGTTAAGATCATTTCCTTCATTGGAAATGTGTAGACTAACTTGGGGCTTGACCTTTACTTCCATCCGCTCAGCGTCCTCAGTCGACAGTGCGAACTTGGCCTTAACAGGTGGCCAAGTGCGATGTGATTGGGAAAGCCACGGTGGTCCATTCCACCACAGTTGATGTTCTACCAGATCCTTTGGTAAAAGTCCGCGTGTTGCACAGTCCGCGGGATTGTCCTCAGTGCGAATGTGTTGCCAGCAGCTACGTGGGCAAGCTTCTAGAATCTCAGCCGTGCGATTACAAACATAAGTGTTCCAAGTCCGTGGGGGTGATGAGAGCCAATGTAGTACAATTTCGGAGTCTGACCAACACGAAGTACTTGAAATAGGAATAGTTAGAGTTTGCTTAACCAGAGACATCAATTTCGACAGAAGATGGGCGGCATTCAACTCGAGCCGTGGGATGGAGATAGGTTTGATGGGTGCCACCCGGGTTTTTGCGGCGATGTACACGCCATCGTTTCTGCGGGCGTGCGTATGAACGAAGTGTTGCTCAGCGGGATCACTAGCATCAATGGTAGCGTCACTTGGTTGAACTCGTTCCATGTCCATGAACGATCGAACCAAAGTGTCCAGATCCTCGTGCGCGTGATGTGCTAGTGCGTGGTTGTGAGCATCACTACTGAGATGGTAGCTGCTCTTTGCGTTGTCCAGTGTACAGGTTCCAAAGCTGATCAGCTCCTAAGATCACGTCGATTTCGCCTGGTTTACCAAATGTAGGGTCCGCTAAGGGTAGATCACGAATCCTTTTCCACATCGGTGTGTTAGACTCGATCCTCTGGGCTGGAATCGAGGATGTTAAAGTGTTCATAATCAGACCTGTTACCACCACTGAGGCCGAGCTTGTGCGGGAGAGCAGCGTGAATGTGGCGCGACCTCTAGTAACCCCAGCAGGATTTGCGCCTAGACCAACCACTGGTATACGAGCGTGGGTGCGCGGCAAACCAATTCGTTGAATAAATGATTCGGCGACCATCGTTATAGTCGAACCAGTATCCAACAGTATCCTGCAGGTGGTCTCGTTGCCCCAGGAGTCGACTATAGTGGCCAAAATCGTTGGCAATATGGCCTGACTCTTGGCCACGAATTTCCTCTCCAATGTATGATGGCTGACCACGGCAGGATCAGCGTCATCAGGGAAACTGGACGAGCGGACGGGTGAGTCAGCGGAGTTATTGACATCAGCGGAAGCCGTGACAGAGCGTATGTCCTCTGGATGAACAAGAGTGTGGTGCCTCAGCTTACACAGACGGCACGTGTTTGTGGAATTACACTCCTTGACTTGATGAGATCGGCTTAGACAATTGAAGCACAAATGACCATCCCTTGCGAACTTGCGGCGGTCCACAACATCCAGAGCCTTGAATTGAGTGCACGCATAAAGGCTGTGTTGCTCGTGACAATATACACAATCACGAGCAGACGTATTTGGCACGTCCACATGATGAGAAATTGCACGACGTTTATTCAGCACCGTGTGTGTATCCTGGATTAGCTTTGGATCTTGACAAGACTCAAGTGCATCGCAACGGGCGAAGACAAAGCCGAACAGGTCATTTATGGTCACATTTTCCTTGCACGATTCACTGGAGGTGGCCCACGCTTCCTTGCATTCCGGGTCTAACTTTGAGAGCAAGATATGGATTAGCCACACATCGCGGCTGTCGCAGCTCAGCGCATGTAGACCACGTATACTTTCGTCAGCGGTGTCGACTATCTTACGCAACTCGGCGATGTTTGAACCCTTTGCGGTTGGCAACGAAAGAAAGTTTTGAATGAACGAACGAGCAATCAGTGACTTCTTGTTGTAGCGATTTTCGAGCCTCTCTCATGCGTCCTGGTAATTGGCATCCGATACGGGAATATGTTTTATCAGAGACAACGCTTCACCATCCAGATAGGATTTCAAATAATGAAACTTTTGGCACTTGGACAGACTACTCTTCTTGTCGACTGAGCCTAAGAACAAGTCACTAAACTGACACCAATCCTCGTATCTGCCCGAAAACGTCGGAATGCGTATTTTCTCGAACTGCAGCTCTGTGGTTCCCGATGAGTCCCGAATCCTCTCCAGAAGTTGAGTTTGTCCCTCAAATAAGCGTTCCACAGTGGTCGATAGCAGTAGATTTGAGTTGTCGTGCTCAGTCTCGTGACTGCTCCGGTCACGTATGGCTTCAGTGAAGATACTATGCGCACTAAAGAACCTTTTCTCATATTCGGGGATGTCCAAATCCGGATCCACGTATTCCTCTTCATCATTATATTGGACCAGCTCTTCAGACAGCTCCATAAAGCGGTTGAAAGTTGCAACAAGTCGGTCCAACTTGTGCTCTAATGTTTGCACAGAAGTACATGACTGTACAAACTCTTGAGCCTCCGCAGCCACGCGAGTTAATTGGGATTTGCAGGCCCCACGTTGCTGAATTAGACGATGCACTAGGGCCTTCATGGCAAACAGCGGGTAACGGTATCACtcaatatgtatatgtataaataAACTCAAACGCggagatccggctcgaaggaccaatattttttttttttttttttattaatatatatatttggtTATGAATTAGTGGACTGTATAATCGTTTATATCTTGagcttatttattatttattgattATTTAATATTGGTGGTTATAGTACAATTATATTACAAGAATAGCGGGGGGTTCGATTCTGCGGCGGTACAAACTATGTGTGCGGGCGGCTTCGTCTCGAAGTTTCTACTGCATCAACTCCGCGAAAAGAAGTCGagcaaaagggaattgaaagatCACGCGATAAGACTCGACGCGACGGTTTCAATGCAAAACAACGGAACGCAtcgctgtgtgcgtgtgcagcTGCGGGTCTGGCCATGCGTGTGAGAACATTACAGCTATGTTCTGGACCCGAGTAAACAACAACACAGCTATGCGCGTAAAAATAGTTACTTAGGCGGTGTACTACAATCTTGAGCGTGTAAATAGGTCAATCGCAATATACATGTAAAAACTACGAGGCTCATTTCTCACCAGATAGGGAACTTAACTTTGCAACAAACGAAAGAGAGCTACTCGCTATAGTTTGGGCTTTGAAAAACCTCAGAAACTATCTATACGgagtaaaaaatttaaatatttttcatCAGCTTCTAACTGTAGGCCGTCTAACCCGGGAATCGTAGTGACCAATATCGGTGCGTGAGTGAACTGCataggtataaaaacacaaacccggtgatttaatgtaactcttttttattagctgcgcgtccgtctctcacaatcgccatttacaaagtgcactcactctcttctcgatgtttcttatccgatatctcactattggtatttcccaccgagtgtatcgatggtgcggtaaataccaatgcgcgctgtatgctattttaaatactagttGAATGCCTCACTAATTATTACCTTGCTACAATTCGGCCATCCTG contains:
- the LOC117186602 gene encoding uncharacterized protein LOC117186602 — its product is MDMERVQPSDATIDASDPAEQHFVHTHARRNDGVYIAAKTRVAPIKPISIPRLDTSCWSDSEIVLHWLSSPPRTWNTYVCNRTAEILEACPRSCWQHIRTEDNPADCATRGLLPKDLVEHQLWWNGPPWLSQSHRTWPPVKAKFALSTEDAERMEVKVKPQVSLHISNEGNDLNCMINKASSWSHLLRTLSYCFRFVHRLRCKDRLSSFLSSWELQYARSRVIKHVQMEFFQVEYRQLSTGQALSQKSKLIHYTPFVDDQGILRVGGRIGNSMTTYDAKHPILLPKESPVAVLIARHQHVTSLHAGVEFMFHTLRQKYWILGARNIVRKIVFNCKICFLQRKGTSTQLMADLPAFRVQPTRCFLHSGLDYAGPVTIKTSAGRTPKFGKAWFAIFVCLSTKAIHIELVSDLTTPAFIAAFKRFWSRRGPISDLYSDNGTTFHGARKELTEMQRIAVSQSQDEEIANFLTSQDINWHFIPPSAPHFGGLWETGVRSIKLHLRRVIGSSALTFEEYSTILTQIEGLLNSRPLCAPSDHSLDPLTPAHFLTGQPHMSVPEPSILETLESGIPYFLATSHEMAAGVQRHNRGHSCGTEGAKSTA